A genomic stretch from Seriola aureovittata isolate HTS-2021-v1 ecotype China chromosome 13, ASM2101889v1, whole genome shotgun sequence includes:
- the gyg1a gene encoding glycogenin-1a: protein MTRKMWGLIPVLDCSQLLRLCPSQCKPCAFPITTPDPRVDSPQRTMSDQAFVTLATNDNYAKGAMVLGQSLRNHNTTKKLVALIGPHVAEACRDVLRSIFDEVCVVDVVDSGDAAHLALMKRPDLGVTFTKLHCWTLTHYSKCVFMDADTLVLSNIDELFEREELSAAPDPGWPDCFNSGVFVFTPSNETHEKLLTFCGENGSFDGGDQGVLNSFFNTWATADISKHLPFIYNLSSIAIYSYLPAFKQYGHDAKVVHFLGQSKPWHCSYDAEKGQVKGHSLSSDTCHLHPDYLLMWWQVYAKSVVPLLQQAYGDTPFNSGFVEASENGKLHEDVGEQPSHSAPPPPPPPQKVSSEERKQRWEAGQIDYMGDDSFANIERKLDSFLK, encoded by the exons ATGACCCGGAAAATGTGGGGCTTAATTCCTGTGTTGGACTGCTCGCAGCTGCTGCGTCTTTGCCCTTCGCAGTGCAAGCCCTGCGCCTTCCCCATCACGACCCCCGACCCCCGGGTTGACTCTCCTCAGCGCACCATGTCGG ACCAAGCTTTTGTGACATTGGCAACAAATGACAACTACGCCAAGGGAGCGATGGTTCTTGGCCAGTCGTTAcgaaaccacaacacaaccaaGAAGCTGGTTGCACTCATCGGACCTCATGTTGCAGAAGCTTGCAG ggATGTATTGCGCTCCATTTTCGACGAGGTGTGCGTGGTGGACGTGGTGGACTCGGGCGATGCGGCTCATCTGGCCCTGATGAAGCGTCCGGACCTGGGAGTAACATTCACCAAACTGCACTGCTGGACTCTCACACACTACAgcaagtgtgtgttcatggacGCAGACACACTG GTGCTGTCAAATATAGATGAACTCTTTGAGAGGGAGGAGCTTTCTGCGGCACCAGATCCCGGTTGGCCGGATTGTTTCAACTCCGGGGTTTTCGTCTTCACACCGTCCAATGAGACGCACGAGAAGTTGCTGACGTTCTGCGGGGAAAACGGCAGCTTTGACG gtggagaTCAGGGGGTTCTCAATAGTTTCTTTAACACCTGGGCGACGGCGGATATTTCTAAACACCTTCCCTTCATCTACAACCTCAGCAGTATCGCCATCTACTCCTACCTGCCAGCTTTCAAAca gTACGGCCATGACGCGAAGGTGGTGCATTTCCTGGGCCAGTCGAAGCCATGGCACTGCTCCTATGACGCTGAGAAGGgccaggtcaaaggtcactccCTGTCTTCTGACACTTGCCACCTACACCCGGACTACCTGCTCATGTGGTGGCAGGTGTACGCCAAATCCGTGGTGCCTTTGCTGCAGCAGGCCTACGGGGACACGCCGTTCAACAGCGGCTTCGTAGAGGCGAGCGAGAAC GGTAAGCTTCATGAGGATGTGGGAGAGCAGCCTTCGcactcagctcctcctcctcctcctcctcctcagaagGTTtcatcagaggagaggaagcagcgCTGGGAAGCGGGCCAGATCGACTACATGGGTGATGACTCCTTCGCCAACATCGAGCGAAAGCTTGACTCCTTCCTCAAGTAG